From Gammaproteobacteria bacterium, a single genomic window includes:
- a CDS encoding DEAD/DEAH box helicase, producing MTAERTRPRPDLVLAREAAGRMREQIARAGGREVSFLATVTPERVIVDPRTVARGNRAAVLAAANDARTGEIMLHNHPSGVLEPSDADLHVAGQLYEQGVGSAIVDNLARALYVVVEPPPPSSLEPLDIPELEAVAAPGGALSRLHGRYEDRPGQRAMLAEVARGYNQGGVTLVEAGTGTGKSVAYLLPAARWAIRNKERTVVSTNTINLQEQLVAKDLPLVRELLGEDFRWALMKGRGNYISIRRAHLAAEGAATLFEEDRTREVNGLLDWIAATEDGSLADLATAPSREVWEEVQSDSDICLHARCPHFQSCFYQRSRRVAASADVLVVNHHLLFSDLSLRIVTDNFTQSAALPAYRRLILDEAHNVEDAATSHLGASLSRKGLGATLTRLERVAGVVRRKLTGLPTATEDGVRPEGSLARPAAKPLLDRLTDRVLPSLTQARAAFQAFFEILDEMTPLPGGVRVRLGSEQLPEPIDRARVHENFSALLDALAGLARELSELSLRIELTDEWREPLEGRILDLRSIERRLTNASRSLRLVLDPAEDGQRYVRWVEQRSARRGKRRNLHLAAAPIELDELLREQLFERVRTTVLTSATLTTRKDFSFLRRRLGLAGDTGEVGALKVDEARIDSPFDFGAQTLLCVPSDLPRPSFGISAGSGSFDRATARAVAALADISGGGLFALFTSHRSLRAVAKALRAEGAGSWPLLVHGEDDRSRLLARFVEAGNAILLGTSSFWEGVDVPGRPLRALLIQKLPFSVPTDPVVEARMEAIEAAGGNPFQEFMLPQAALRLRQGFGRLVRSRRDRGAVVLLDSRIVKYRYGRYLLDSLPPAPLAHGPWRRVEEYLRAFYEPAGEPQAAQHTG from the coding sequence GTGACCGCCGAGCGGACTCGTCCGCGGCCCGATCTCGTCCTCGCTCGCGAGGCGGCGGGCCGCATGCGCGAGCAGATCGCGCGGGCGGGCGGGCGCGAGGTCAGCTTTCTCGCCACCGTGACCCCCGAGCGCGTCATCGTTGACCCGCGCACCGTGGCCCGTGGCAATCGAGCCGCCGTGCTCGCCGCCGCCAACGACGCGCGCACCGGCGAGATCATGCTGCACAACCACCCCTCGGGGGTGCTGGAGCCCTCCGACGCGGACCTCCACGTGGCCGGACAGCTCTACGAGCAGGGCGTCGGCAGCGCCATCGTCGACAACCTGGCGCGGGCGCTGTACGTGGTGGTGGAACCGCCGCCGCCGTCGTCGCTCGAACCCCTGGATATCCCCGAACTGGAGGCGGTGGCCGCCCCGGGCGGCGCGCTGTCGCGCCTGCACGGGCGCTATGAGGATCGTCCGGGCCAGCGCGCCATGCTGGCGGAGGTGGCGCGGGGATACAATCAGGGAGGGGTGACCCTGGTGGAGGCCGGCACCGGCACCGGAAAGTCGGTCGCCTATCTGCTCCCCGCGGCCCGCTGGGCGATCCGCAACAAGGAACGCACGGTCGTCTCCACCAACACCATCAACCTGCAGGAACAACTCGTCGCCAAGGATCTTCCCCTCGTGCGCGAGCTTCTGGGAGAGGACTTCCGCTGGGCGCTGATGAAGGGCCGGGGGAACTACATCTCCATCCGCCGCGCGCACCTGGCGGCGGAAGGCGCGGCCACCCTCTTCGAGGAGGACCGCACCCGCGAAGTCAACGGGCTGCTCGACTGGATCGCCGCAACGGAGGACGGATCGCTCGCAGACCTGGCGACTGCCCCGTCCCGCGAAGTATGGGAGGAAGTGCAGTCCGACTCCGACATCTGCCTGCACGCCCGCTGCCCGCACTTCCAGTCCTGCTTCTACCAGCGCTCGCGCCGGGTTGCGGCATCGGCCGACGTGCTGGTGGTGAACCACCACCTGCTGTTCTCCGACCTCTCCCTGCGCATCGTCACCGACAACTTCACCCAGTCCGCGGCGCTGCCGGCGTACCGGCGACTGATTCTCGACGAAGCGCACAACGTCGAGGACGCCGCCACCAGCCACTTGGGTGCAAGCCTGAGCCGAAAAGGGCTGGGCGCCACGCTGACCCGCCTGGAACGCGTGGCGGGCGTGGTGCGCCGCAAGCTCACCGGCCTGCCCACGGCTACGGAGGATGGCGTGCGGCCGGAGGGCTCCCTGGCACGTCCCGCCGCAAAACCGCTTCTGGACCGCCTGACGGACCGGGTGCTCCCATCGCTCACGCAGGCGCGCGCGGCATTCCAGGCCTTCTTCGAGATCCTCGACGAGATGACGCCCCTCCCCGGAGGCGTGCGCGTCAGGCTGGGTTCCGAGCAACTCCCCGAACCGATCGACCGGGCTCGCGTGCATGAGAACTTCAGCGCGCTGCTGGACGCGCTCGCTGGGCTGGCCCGCGAACTTTCGGAACTGTCCCTGCGCATCGAGCTCACCGACGAGTGGCGCGAACCGCTGGAGGGCAGGATCCTCGATCTGCGCAGCATCGAGCGCCGCCTGACCAATGCTTCGCGGAGCCTGCGCCTCGTCCTGGATCCGGCGGAAGACGGACAGCGATACGTTCGCTGGGTGGAGCAGAGAAGCGCCCGGCGCGGCAAACGGCGCAATCTGCACCTCGCCGCCGCGCCCATCGAGCTGGACGAACTGCTCAGAGAACAGTTGTTCGAGCGCGTTCGCACCACCGTGCTCACCTCCGCGACCCTGACCACGCGCAAGGACTTCAGCTTTCTGCGAAGACGTCTCGGGCTCGCCGGCGATACCGGGGAGGTGGGCGCCCTGAAGGTCGATGAAGCACGCATCGACTCTCCTTTCGACTTCGGTGCGCAGACCCTGCTTTGCGTCCCGTCGGACCTGCCCCGGCCATCGTTCGGAATTTCCGCGGGAAGCGGTTCCTTCGATCGTGCCACGGCCCGGGCGGTGGCCGCGCTCGCCGACATCTCCGGGGGTGGGCTGTTCGCCCTCTTCACCTCGCATCGATCCCTGCGCGCGGTGGCGAAGGCGCTCAGGGCGGAGGGAGCGGGATCCTGGCCGCTGCTGGTGCACGGCGAGGATGACCGGTCCCGGCTCCTGGCCCGCTTCGTCGAGGCGGGCAACGCCATCCTGCTGGGCACGTCCTCCTTCTGGGAGGGAGTGGACGTGCCCGGCCGCCCCCTGCGCGCACTGCTCATCCAGAAGCTTCCGTTCAGCGTCCCCACGGATCCCGTGGTCGAGGCACGCATGGAAGCCATCGAGGCGGCCGGAGGGAATCCGTTCCAGGAGTTCATGCTGCCTCAGGCGGCGCTTCGCCTGCGCCAGGGATTCGGTCGCCTGGTGCGCTCGCGCCGGGACCGGGGGGCCGTGGTGCTGCTGGACTCGCGCATCGTCAAGTACCGCTACGGCCGCTACCTGCTCGACTCGCTCCCCCCGGCGCCGCTCGCCCACGGGCCCTGGCGCCGCGTGGAGGAGTACTTGCGCGCATTCTACGAGCCCGCCGGCGAACCGCAGGCCGCGCAGCACACCGGATAG
- the rsmI gene encoding 16S rRNA (cytidine(1402)-2'-O)-methyltransferase: MATLYLVSTPIGNLSDLSGRAAQVLGEVERIFAEDTRRTGRLLQHLGVDTRLTSLHQHNEAARAGRVLECLESGLDAAVVSDAGTPLVSDPGARVVDAALEAGHDVVPVPGPSAVLAALVGSGLPADRFAFLGFAPRKGLERRALLQRVAHSQETTVLFEAPGRLCRLLIDLEHACGSGRRVAVAREMTKLHEEFVRGTLAEARAHFGARAPRGELTLVVDRSPEGKPDESAVRERAAELLAGGTRPSEAVRELTALLGVSRNRAYRIVHSTVVPDGPETE; this comes from the coding sequence GTGGCGACCCTCTACCTCGTCAGCACCCCGATCGGCAACCTCTCCGACCTCTCGGGGCGCGCCGCACAGGTCCTGGGCGAGGTAGAGAGGATCTTCGCGGAAGACACGCGCAGGACCGGACGGCTGCTGCAGCACCTTGGCGTCGACACGCGCCTCACCTCCCTGCATCAGCACAATGAGGCGGCGCGCGCGGGGCGGGTCCTCGAGTGCCTGGAGTCGGGACTTGACGCCGCGGTGGTGAGCGACGCCGGAACCCCGCTGGTTTCGGATCCGGGCGCGCGCGTGGTGGACGCCGCGCTGGAAGCCGGGCACGACGTGGTTCCGGTGCCGGGTCCGTCCGCGGTTCTGGCAGCGCTGGTGGGGTCGGGGCTTCCGGCCGACCGTTTCGCCTTCCTGGGATTCGCGCCCCGCAAGGGACTCGAACGGCGCGCTCTGCTGCAGCGGGTCGCCCATTCGCAGGAGACTACCGTGCTCTTCGAGGCCCCCGGCCGGCTGTGCCGCCTGCTGATCGACCTCGAGCATGCGTGCGGCTCCGGCCGCCGGGTGGCGGTGGCGCGGGAAATGACCAAATTGCACGAGGAGTTCGTGCGAGGGACCCTGGCCGAGGCCCGGGCTCATTTCGGAGCGCGCGCCCCCCGGGGAGAGCTGACGCTGGTGGTCGACCGCTCTCCGGAAGGCAAACCCGACGAATCCGCGGTTCGGGAACGGGCCGCGGAACTGCTGGCCGGGGGCACGCGGCCGAGTGAAGCCGTCCGGGAGTTGACGGCCCTGCTCGGGGTATCTCGCAACCGCGCCTACCGGATCGTACATTCAACTGTTGTGCCGGATGGGCCGGAGACGGAGTAG
- the trxA gene encoding thioredoxin has protein sequence MSDRVLTVTDESFADDIENSQGLAMVDFWATWCGPCRIVSPIVDQLADEYGDRGVTVGKVDVDTNPGTSARFGVRSIPSILFFKDGRHVDTVVGAVPRAHLEEKIEAHL, from the coding sequence ATGAGCGATCGAGTTCTGACGGTTACGGACGAGAGCTTCGCCGACGACATAGAGAACAGCCAGGGACTGGCGATGGTGGACTTCTGGGCGACCTGGTGCGGCCCCTGCCGCATCGTCTCGCCCATCGTCGACCAGCTCGCAGACGAGTATGGTGACCGTGGGGTGACGGTGGGGAAGGTGGACGTGGACACCAACCCCGGCACCTCCGCGCGCTTCGGGGTGCGCTCGATCCCGAGTATTCTCTTCTTCAAGGACGGGAGGCACGTCGACACCGTTGTCGGCGCCGTTCCGAGGGCCCATCTCGAGGAGAAGATCGAGGCGCACCTGTAG
- the clpB gene encoding ATP-dependent chaperone ClpB: MEVDRLTVKAAEALRAAIADAGRRRSAEVYGIHLLDALLRQEEGIVTPILDKIGVSAPAVGERVQAALDGLGRVSGGSDARVSRDLARALSAAERHAAELGDDYVSTEHLLLGLTVEKDDAGEILRSAGAMEERVLEALSAVRGSHRVTDQTPEDRYQALARYSRDLTSLARRGKLDPVIGRDVEIRRVIKVLARRTKNNPVLIGEPGVGKTAIAEGLAQRIVAGDVPGALAEKTFLSLDISAMLAGAKYRGEFEERMKAVLKEISDAEGRFVMFVDELHTVVGAGAAEGAVDAGNMMKPLLARGALRMVGATTLDEYRKHIEKDPALERRFQPVYVAPPSVEDTIAILRGLKERYEVHHGVRIRDDALVAAAQLSDRYIGGRFLPDKAIDLMDEAGSRLQIEIDSLPTEIDQVERRAIQLEIERQALEDEHGDPGARERLARIRLELAELRERSSSMKAGWQAERDAIDRLKTLKEAADALRTESGRAKRTGNLQRAAEIDYGELPALGTSLRLAEQRLAELQAGGTWLREEVDADDIAAVVAEWTGIPVASLAESERERLVRLEALLGGRVIGQEEALAAVSNAVRRSRAGLQDPDRPIGSFIFLGPTGVGKTETARALAEFLFDDERAMVRLDMSEYMEKHAVSRLLGAPPGYVGYDEGGQLTEAVRRRPHAVILFDEIEKAHSDIFNVLLQILDDGRLTDSQGRTVDFRNAVIIMTSNLGSHYILRHAGTDPWEEVEATVTRELRRHFRPEFLNRVDDIVLFRPLDRASIRAIVDLQLARVQALAGELGITLEVAPEVRELLAKEGYDPAFGARPLRRVIQRLVQDPLAMSLLEKDPGKSATIRVVPAADAAGLAFERA; this comes from the coding sequence ATTGAAGTCGACCGCTTGACGGTGAAGGCGGCCGAGGCGCTGCGGGCCGCCATAGCGGACGCCGGCCGACGCCGGAGCGCCGAGGTCTACGGCATCCACCTGCTCGACGCCCTCCTCCGACAGGAAGAGGGCATCGTCACGCCGATCCTGGACAAGATCGGAGTCTCCGCCCCCGCGGTCGGCGAGCGGGTACAGGCCGCACTCGACGGACTGGGCCGCGTCTCGGGGGGATCGGATGCGCGCGTCAGCCGCGATCTCGCGCGCGCTCTCTCCGCGGCCGAGCGCCATGCCGCCGAGCTCGGGGACGACTACGTGTCGACCGAGCACCTCCTGCTCGGGCTCACCGTCGAGAAGGACGACGCGGGCGAAATCCTGCGGTCGGCGGGCGCCATGGAGGAGCGGGTGCTGGAGGCACTGTCGGCGGTCCGCGGCAGCCACCGGGTCACCGACCAGACCCCGGAGGACCGGTATCAGGCCCTCGCGCGCTACAGCCGCGACCTGACCTCGCTGGCGCGCCGCGGCAAGCTGGACCCGGTCATCGGCAGGGACGTCGAGATTCGCAGGGTGATCAAGGTGCTCGCCCGCCGCACCAAGAACAATCCGGTGCTCATCGGCGAGCCAGGGGTGGGAAAGACCGCCATCGCCGAAGGCCTGGCCCAGCGCATCGTTGCCGGCGACGTCCCCGGCGCGCTGGCGGAAAAAACCTTCCTGTCTCTGGACATTTCGGCCATGCTCGCCGGTGCCAAGTACCGCGGCGAGTTCGAAGAGCGCATGAAGGCGGTGCTGAAGGAGATCTCCGACGCCGAGGGCCGCTTCGTCATGTTCGTCGACGAGCTGCACACGGTCGTCGGCGCCGGCGCCGCGGAAGGGGCGGTGGACGCCGGCAACATGATGAAGCCGCTGCTGGCACGGGGCGCCCTGCGCATGGTGGGCGCGACCACCCTCGACGAATACCGGAAGCACATCGAGAAGGACCCTGCCCTGGAGCGGCGCTTCCAGCCCGTGTACGTGGCGCCGCCGTCGGTGGAGGACACGATCGCCATCCTGAGAGGCCTCAAGGAGCGTTACGAGGTGCACCACGGCGTGCGCATCCGCGACGACGCCCTGGTCGCGGCGGCCCAGCTGTCCGACCGCTACATCGGGGGCCGTTTCCTGCCAGACAAGGCGATCGACCTCATGGACGAGGCCGGCAGCCGGCTCCAGATCGAGATCGACTCCCTGCCCACCGAAATCGACCAGGTCGAACGGCGCGCCATTCAGCTCGAGATCGAGCGCCAGGCTCTGGAGGACGAGCACGGCGACCCCGGCGCGCGGGAACGCCTCGCGCGCATCCGCCTGGAGCTGGCCGAGTTGAGGGAACGCAGCTCCAGCATGAAAGCCGGGTGGCAGGCGGAACGGGACGCCATCGACCGCCTGAAGACGCTCAAGGAGGCGGCGGACGCGCTCCGCACCGAATCCGGGCGTGCGAAGCGGACCGGCAACCTTCAGCGGGCCGCCGAGATCGACTACGGCGAGCTCCCGGCGCTCGGCACCTCGCTCAGGCTGGCGGAGCAGCGGCTGGCGGAGCTGCAGGCGGGCGGCACCTGGCTGCGGGAGGAGGTGGACGCCGACGACATCGCCGCGGTCGTCGCGGAATGGACGGGGATTCCGGTGGCGAGCCTGGCGGAATCGGAGAGGGAGCGGCTGGTTCGGCTGGAGGCGCTGCTTGGCGGGCGGGTGATCGGACAGGAAGAGGCGCTCGCGGCCGTCTCGAACGCGGTGCGCCGTTCAAGGGCCGGGCTCCAGGATCCCGACCGGCCCATCGGATCGTTCATCTTCCTGGGTCCGACCGGGGTGGGGAAGACCGAAACCGCGCGCGCGCTGGCCGAGTTCCTCTTCGACGACGAGCGCGCGATGGTGCGCCTCGACATGTCGGAGTACATGGAGAAGCACGCCGTGTCGCGGCTGCTGGGCGCGCCTCCCGGCTACGTGGGCTACGACGAAGGCGGCCAGCTGACCGAAGCCGTGCGCCGGCGCCCGCACGCGGTCATCCTGTTCGATGAAATCGAAAAGGCGCACTCCGACATCTTCAACGTCCTGCTTCAGATTCTCGACGATGGCAGGCTGACCGACTCCCAGGGCCGCACGGTCGATTTCCGCAATGCCGTGATCATCATGACCTCCAACCTGGGCAGCCACTACATCCTGAGGCACGCCGGAACCGATCCGTGGGAAGAGGTGGAGGCGACCGTCACCCGGGAGCTGCGGCGACACTTCCGTCCGGAGTTTCTGAACAGAGTGGACGACATTGTTCTCTTTCGGCCATTGGACCGGGCCTCGATCCGCGCGATCGTTGATCTGCAGCTCGCCCGGGTGCAGGCGCTGGCCGGCGAGTTGGGCATCACGCTCGAGGTTGCGCCCGAAGTCCGGGAGCTCCTCGCGAAGGAGGGCTACGATCCCGCGTTCGGCGCGCGCCCGCTGCGGCGCGTCATTCAGCGTCTCGTCCAGGACCCGCTTGCCATGTCGCTGCTCGAGAAAGATCCCGGGAAATCCGCGACCATTCGCGTGGTCCCCGCCGCGGACGCCGCCGGCCTGGCCTTCGAACGGGCGTGA
- a CDS encoding asparagine synthetase B: protein MNDSFRSRGGRCLARTTLLAALLLAPGALRAQHLLVPMDQDQDDHLKAYGLTYWSLERGATAEWLLNYRDGAFLLPDRQDVRREAAFRGVSIEPVGAADVAAIRALIARSNMESVILEKAPSVAIYTPANTTPWDDAVTMALEYAGITYDKVWDPEVLNGDLENYEWLHLHHEDFTGQYSKFFITYAGAPWLQEEVARNQEVATAFGYPHVPALKKAVASVILDYVEAGGFLFAMCSATETLGLALAARDADIAAAFADGTPPALDASAHMQWGRALGFQNAEVQLSPSVNAFSDIDGHQVNTPWREELGTFSLFEFSAKLDPVPSMLTQSHEDVLSDFYGLTTSFRLDRIKPGAIVLAQEGGWAKYLHGNRGEGTWTFYGGHDPEDPEHQIGDPPTDLSLHANSGGYRLILNNVLFPAARKKQRKT, encoded by the coding sequence GTGAACGATTCTTTCCGATCGAGAGGCGGGCGGTGCCTGGCCCGGACGACGCTGCTCGCGGCCCTGTTGCTGGCTCCGGGAGCCCTGCGGGCCCAGCATCTGCTGGTGCCGATGGACCAGGATCAGGACGATCACCTGAAGGCCTACGGCCTCACCTACTGGAGCCTCGAGCGGGGCGCGACCGCGGAGTGGCTGCTCAACTACCGGGACGGCGCCTTCCTCTTGCCGGACAGGCAGGACGTTCGTCGGGAAGCGGCGTTTCGCGGCGTCAGCATCGAGCCGGTTGGCGCCGCCGACGTAGCCGCGATACGCGCGCTGATCGCGCGCTCCAACATGGAGTCGGTGATCCTCGAGAAGGCGCCCAGCGTTGCGATCTACACGCCCGCCAACACGACGCCCTGGGACGACGCCGTGACGATGGCGCTCGAGTATGCAGGCATCACCTACGACAAGGTCTGGGATCCGGAGGTCCTGAACGGGGATCTGGAGAACTACGAATGGCTCCATCTCCACCACGAGGACTTCACGGGCCAGTATTCCAAGTTCTTCATCACGTACGCGGGAGCTCCCTGGCTGCAGGAGGAAGTGGCCCGAAACCAGGAGGTGGCGACCGCGTTCGGATATCCGCACGTGCCCGCGCTCAAGAAGGCGGTTGCGAGCGTGATTCTGGACTACGTCGAGGCAGGCGGCTTCCTCTTTGCCATGTGCTCGGCAACCGAGACGCTCGGCCTGGCCCTGGCGGCCCGGGATGCCGACATCGCGGCGGCCTTCGCCGACGGGACCCCGCCGGCCCTCGACGCCTCGGCACACATGCAGTGGGGTCGGGCGCTGGGGTTTCAGAACGCCGAAGTGCAGCTCTCTCCGTCGGTCAACGCGTTCAGCGACATCGACGGCCACCAGGTCAATACGCCCTGGCGGGAAGAACTCGGCACGTTTTCGCTCTTCGAGTTCTCGGCCAAGCTGGATCCCGTGCCGTCGATGCTGACGCAGAGCCATGAGGACGTGCTCTCCGACTTCTACGGGCTAACCACGTCCTTCCGCCTGGACCGCATCAAGCCGGGCGCCATCGTCCTGGCGCAGGAGGGCGGATGGGCCAAATACCTCCACGGGAACCGGGGCGAGGGAACCTGGACCTTCTACGGCGGGCACGATCCGGAAGACCCCGAGCACCAGATCGGCGATCCCCCCACGGATCTCTCGCTGCACGCCAACTCAGGCGGCTATCGCCTGATCCTGAACAACGTCCTCTTCCCGGCGGCTCGCAAGAAGCAGCGCAAGACCTGA
- a CDS encoding DUF4159 domain-containing protein, whose translation MLKIVLAILAAVLAATPPVEPTLTIARLQYDGGGDWYANPSSLANLLERIAADTGLPVADREATITLRDPALPDYPYVYMTGHGNVSFALEEQAALRDYLLGGGFLHVDDNYGLDESFRREIARVFPGRELVEIPPDHPVFGTFHLLPEGLPKIHEHDGGPPQAFGLFERGRLMLFYSYESDLGDGWEDPEVHEDPPETREQALRMGVNLFVYAITRGAS comes from the coding sequence ATGCTGAAGATTGTTCTCGCGATCCTCGCGGCCGTGCTCGCGGCCACCCCGCCCGTCGAACCGACGCTCACCATCGCGCGCCTCCAGTACGACGGAGGAGGGGACTGGTATGCGAACCCGTCCTCGCTGGCCAATCTGCTGGAGCGAATCGCAGCCGACACCGGGTTGCCGGTGGCGGATCGTGAAGCCACCATCACCCTCCGGGATCCCGCGCTCCCCGACTACCCCTACGTCTACATGACCGGCCACGGCAACGTGAGCTTCGCGCTGGAGGAGCAGGCCGCGCTGCGCGACTACCTGTTGGGGGGGGGATTCCTGCACGTCGACGACAACTACGGTCTCGACGAGTCCTTCCGCCGGGAGATCGCGCGCGTGTTCCCCGGCCGCGAACTCGTGGAGATCCCCCCCGATCATCCGGTCTTCGGCACCTTTCACCTGCTCCCGGAAGGCCTGCCCAAGATCCACGAGCACGACGGAGGCCCGCCCCAGGCCTTCGGCCTCTTCGAGCGCGGCCGGCTGATGCTGTTCTACAGCTACGAAAGCGATCTGGGAGACGGCTGGGAGGATCCCGAGGTGCACGAGGATCCCCCCGAAACCCGCGAGCAGGCGTTGCGCATGGGCGTGAACCTGTTCGTCTACGCCATCACCCGGGGGGCCTCATGA
- a CDS encoding VOC family protein, protein MEFDPAAGPVDPSPTLPRYPVDHVGIAVHSIAESAPLFETLTGERASPRRSLPEHGIDVCFIGAVELLEPHDRGGAVARFLAAGGSNLHHVAFRVENVRVELDRLIAAGFRPIDRTPRPGAHGGLVAFLHPKGTGGALVELVERARPLSAP, encoded by the coding sequence ATGGAATTCGACCCCGCAGCGGGGCCCGTGGATCCCTCGCCAACCCTGCCGCGCTACCCGGTGGACCATGTCGGCATCGCCGTCCACTCGATCGCGGAGTCGGCGCCTCTGTTCGAGACCCTGACGGGTGAGCGGGCCTCGCCTCGCCGGTCCCTCCCGGAACACGGCATCGACGTATGCTTCATCGGCGCAGTGGAGCTGCTCGAACCCCACGACCGGGGCGGCGCGGTGGCGCGGTTCCTCGCAGCGGGGGGCTCGAACCTTCATCATGTGGCCTTCCGCGTCGAGAACGTGCGCGTCGAACTCGACCGCCTGATCGCCGCGGGGTTCCGGCCCATCGACCGCACTCCGAGGCCCGGTGCGCACGGCGGCCTGGTCGCCTTCCTCCATCCCAAGGGGACGGGGGGAGCGCTGGTGGAACTGGTCGAGCGGGCGCGGCCTCTCAGCGCCCCGTGA
- a CDS encoding fumarylacetoacetate hydrolase family protein, with translation MSLKNIPTKIVCVGKNYALHAQELGTEVPPEPIIFLKPVSSLLASGETIRMPSWAGRVDFEGEIALVVGKRARGVAREDAWDVVDSIVPLNDVTARELQRRDGQWTRAKSFDTFCPVGEPVPVADVDVGQLEVITRVNGHVRQHAHVNTMVFPIPELVRFITAVMTLEPGDLIATGTPDGIGPLAPGDRVEVEIPGVGTVANPVAVEEVDSS, from the coding sequence ATGAGCCTGAAGAATATCCCCACCAAGATCGTGTGCGTAGGAAAGAACTATGCGCTCCACGCACAGGAGCTGGGCACCGAGGTTCCCCCTGAGCCGATCATCTTCCTGAAGCCGGTTTCCTCGCTGCTGGCCTCCGGCGAGACCATCCGGATGCCTTCGTGGGCCGGGCGGGTGGACTTCGAGGGAGAGATCGCGTTGGTGGTGGGGAAGCGTGCCCGCGGGGTGGCGCGCGAGGATGCCTGGGACGTGGTCGATTCCATCGTCCCGCTGAACGACGTGACCGCGCGCGAGCTGCAGCGCAGGGACGGACAGTGGACGCGCGCCAAGAGCTTCGACACCTTCTGCCCCGTGGGTGAACCGGTCCCGGTGGCCGACGTGGATGTCGGCCAGCTCGAGGTGATCACGCGCGTCAACGGGCACGTGCGCCAGCACGCCCATGTGAACACCATGGTGTTCCCGATCCCCGAGCTGGTCCGCTTCATCACCGCGGTCATGACCCTCGAGCCGGGGGACCTGATCGCGACCGGCACGCCCGACGGCATCGGACCGCTCGCTCCCGGCGACCGGGTCGAAGTCGAGATCCCGGGCGTCGGGACGGTGGCCAACCCGGTGGCGGTGGAGGAGGTCGATTCGAGCTGA